One stretch of Excalfactoria chinensis isolate bCotChi1 chromosome 2, bCotChi1.hap2, whole genome shotgun sequence DNA includes these proteins:
- the LOC140249191 gene encoding uncharacterized protein encodes MCKWSVALQKSCLPANSISTLSLIREETITTVVKNPRQRGRVSPARSSSGHSPSRSPRAEPTPEPVFVSKIRQPVHRHEQEATSKSAVPVLYVTEPEDRQGAAAREVTVETKVEEQKPKWVEVEEIIEFKVKKSPKPVRKRGSSPAKQEKDDSGVLTFTFPSSRPTRSPDDDPNTNNSNNKLVEQSKSSLPQESLSEVNIQPLVYTTDQEGPQGSNEDRSSPCELEQLGSNSCTDCGSEGKNCPQETSEHCGERVASPLLACGGEPLSFRFETAAADEHGLLFSSVRPEVEEVDELDTSWPAEEGMPQVVEDVLPEEENVIIVDEPEELQTEDISTRNLKILTHNGKMLTLEDLEDYVPGEGETYRCSDKNHKTEKPCEISVLQTEISEPTIGKPMLLNLGRPVVSEPRQRFFSTLEEHIPGSMFISTSRVTGVQSVGSSNISIHVSDACMEVKPGVHAAASSAPSFTVKPSFCTEVQLSADNGQSSFKTEVSTRTLSYGTVGEPVTLHISTEDLSQS; translated from the coding sequence ATGTGCAAATGGAGCGTGGCTCTCCAAAAGTCTTGCCTTCCTGCCAACTCCATTTCAACTCTTTCCCTCATCAGAGAGGAGACGATAACTACTGTGGTGAAGAACCCAAGGCAAAGGGGAAGGGTTTCTCCTGCCCGTTCTTCTTCAGGCCATTCACCTTCCCGCTCTCCAAGAGCAGAGCCAACTCCAGAGCCAGTTTTTGTCTCAAAGATCAGGCAGCCTGTCCACAGGCATGAGCAAGAGGCGACCTCAAAGTctgctgttccagtgctgtatGTCACAGAGCCAGAGGACaggcaaggagcagcagcaagagagGTCACCGTGGAGACCAAGGTGGAAGAGCAAAAGCCCAAGTGGGTTGAAGtggaagaaataattgaattCAAGGTGAAAAAATCACCAAAGCCTGTAAGGAAAAGAGGATCTTCcccagcaaaacaagaaaaagatgaCTCAGGGGTGTTAACATTCACTTTTCCCAGCTCAAGGCCAACACGTTCCCCAGATGATGATCCAAATACAAACAATTCCAACAATAAACTGGTGGAACAGTCAAAGTCTTCTTTGCCTCAGGAAAGTCTCTCTGAAGTCAATATCCAACCTCTGGTGTACACAACGGATCAGGAAGGACCTCAAGGCAGTAACGAAGACAGAAGCTCCCCGTGTGAGTTGGAACAGCTAGGAAGTAACTCCTGTACTGATTGTGGATCTGAAGGAAAGAACTGCCCACAGGAAACAAGTGAGCACTGTGGGGAAAGGGTTGCTTCCCCACTGCTTGCCTGTGGAGGTGAGCCTTTGAGCTTCAGGTTTGAGACAGCTGCAGCAGATGAGCACGGACTTCTCTTCTCATCGGTGAGGCCAGAGGTTGAAGAAGTGGATGAGTTAGACACGTCTTGGCCTGCTGAAGAGGGAATGCCTCAAGTGGTTGAAGATGTCCTTCCAGAAGAGGAGAATGTCATTATAGTTGATGAACCAGAAGAACTACAGACGGAAGACATCAGCACCCGGAACCTCAAAATTTTAACCCACAATGGCAAAATGTTGACTTTGGAGGATCTTGAAGATTACGTTCCTGGAGAAGGTGAGACCTACAGATGCAGTGATAAGAaccataaaacagaaaaaccctgTGAGATCTCTGTGCTCCAGACAGAGATCAGCGAGCCCACCATCGGAAAGCCGATGCTGCTGAACCTGGGGAGACCCGTGGTTTCTGAGCCCAGGCAGAGATTTTTCAGCACTCTGGAGGAGCACATTCCAGGGAGCATGTTCATCTCCACATCTCGAGTAACTGGTGTGCAGTCCGTAGGCTCTTCCAACATCTCCATCCATGTAAGTGATGCCTGCATGGAGGTGAAGCCTGGGGTGCATGCGGCAGcttcctctgctccctccttCACTGTGAAACCATCTTTCTGCACTGAAGTCCAACTCTCTGCAGACAACGGGCAGTCGAGCTTTAAAACTGAAGTTTCCACAAGAACCCTCAGCTATGGGACTGTTGGTGAGCCCGTCACGTTGCACATCAGCACAGAAGACCTCTCCCAAAGCTGA